The following proteins are co-located in the Manihot esculenta cultivar AM560-2 chromosome 9, M.esculenta_v8, whole genome shotgun sequence genome:
- the LOC110622230 gene encoding tRNA (guanine-N(7)-)-methyltransferase isoform X2, which produces MGSRTTLFNPVNGFSTVLPLYHHAVAANPLPMAAKQAFSSLLLLKSPFSSSISRPAKSHYHRHRCYSNTVNVCVDDKELRSPDLVALEYAELNLTDKISGELGHVRSRQHVNPLSSSFSVPARVPDWREVFRDPTLPLMVDIGSGSGRFLIWLAKRSPDSANYLGLEIRQKLVKRAQLWVEELALGNIHFMFANATVSFRQLVLEYPGPLMFVSILCPDPHFKRRHHKRRVVQKQLVDCIINNLLPGGKVFVQSDVLEVALDMRNQFDAESEMLKHIDETDPSMLCDNDGWLLKNPMGIRTEREIHAEFEGAKIYKRLYQKRT; this is translated from the exons ATGGGCAGCAGAACGACGCTGTTTAATCCTGTAAATGGCTTCTCCACAGTTCTACCACTCTACCACCATGCTGTTGCTGCCAATCCGCTGCCCATGGCTGCAAAGCAAGCTTTTTCCTCTCTTCTTTTACTAAAATCACCGTTTTCATCTTCCATTTCAAGGCCTGCAAAGTCTCACTATCATCGACACCGTTGTTATAGTAACACAGTTAATGTCTGTGTCGATGACAAAGAACTGAGAAGCCCAGACCTGGTGGCCTTGGAGTACGCTGAGCTAAACCTCACTGATAAAATTTCTGGG gaACTAGGTCATGTTAGAAGCAGGCAACATGTGAATCCTCTAAGTTCCTCGTTTTCT GTGCCAGCAAGAGTACCTGATTGGAGGGAAGTCTTCAGGGACCCAACATTGCCGCTCATGGTGGATATTGGAAGTG GGAGTGGAAGATTTCTCATATGGCTTGCTAAAAGGAGTCCAGATTCAGCAAATTATTTGGGACTTGAAATACGGCAAAAA CTGGTCAAGCGTGCTCAACTCTGGGTAGAAGAGCTGGCTCTTGGTAACAT ACATTTCATGTTTGCAAATGCCACAGTTTCCTTCAGGCAATTGGTTCTTGAGTACCCTGGACCCTTGATGTTTGTTTCAATTTTG TGCCCCGACCCTCATTTCAAGAGAAGGCATCATAAGCGAAGGGTTGTGCAGAAGCAGTTGGTAGATTGTATCATCAACAATTTATTGCCTGGAGGAAAG GTTTTTGTGCAGTCTGATGTGCTTGAAGTGGCGCTTGACATGAGAAATCAATTTGATGCAGAATCAGAAATGCTTAAACACATTGATGAAACTGATCCAAGCATGTTGTGTGACAATGATGGATGGCTTTTGAAAAATCCAATGGGAATAAGGACTGAAAGAGAAATCCATGCAGAATTTGAAGGTGCAAAAATTTACAAAAGGTTGTACCAAAAGCGGACATAA
- the LOC110622230 gene encoding tRNA (guanine-N(7)-)-methyltransferase isoform X1 yields MGSRTTLFNPVNGFSTVLPLYHHAVAANPLPMAAKQAFSSLLLLKSPFSSSISRPAKSHYHRHRCYSNTVNVCVDDKELRSPDLVALEYAELNLTDKISGELGHVRSRQHVNPLSSSFSVPARVPDWREVFRDPTLPLMVDIGSGSGRFLIWLAKRSPDSANYLGLEIRQKLVKRAQLWVEELALGNIHFMFANATVSFRQLVLEYPGPLMFVSILCPDPHFKRRHHKRRVVQKQLVDCIINNLLPGGKQVFVQSDVLEVALDMRNQFDAESEMLKHIDETDPSMLCDNDGWLLKNPMGIRTEREIHAEFEGAKIYKRLYQKRT; encoded by the exons ATGGGCAGCAGAACGACGCTGTTTAATCCTGTAAATGGCTTCTCCACAGTTCTACCACTCTACCACCATGCTGTTGCTGCCAATCCGCTGCCCATGGCTGCAAAGCAAGCTTTTTCCTCTCTTCTTTTACTAAAATCACCGTTTTCATCTTCCATTTCAAGGCCTGCAAAGTCTCACTATCATCGACACCGTTGTTATAGTAACACAGTTAATGTCTGTGTCGATGACAAAGAACTGAGAAGCCCAGACCTGGTGGCCTTGGAGTACGCTGAGCTAAACCTCACTGATAAAATTTCTGGG gaACTAGGTCATGTTAGAAGCAGGCAACATGTGAATCCTCTAAGTTCCTCGTTTTCT GTGCCAGCAAGAGTACCTGATTGGAGGGAAGTCTTCAGGGACCCAACATTGCCGCTCATGGTGGATATTGGAAGTG GGAGTGGAAGATTTCTCATATGGCTTGCTAAAAGGAGTCCAGATTCAGCAAATTATTTGGGACTTGAAATACGGCAAAAA CTGGTCAAGCGTGCTCAACTCTGGGTAGAAGAGCTGGCTCTTGGTAACAT ACATTTCATGTTTGCAAATGCCACAGTTTCCTTCAGGCAATTGGTTCTTGAGTACCCTGGACCCTTGATGTTTGTTTCAATTTTG TGCCCCGACCCTCATTTCAAGAGAAGGCATCATAAGCGAAGGGTTGTGCAGAAGCAGTTGGTAGATTGTATCATCAACAATTTATTGCCTGGAGGAAAG CAGGTTTTTGTGCAGTCTGATGTGCTTGAAGTGGCGCTTGACATGAGAAATCAATTTGATGCAGAATCAGAAATGCTTAAACACATTGATGAAACTGATCCAAGCATGTTGTGTGACAATGATGGATGGCTTTTGAAAAATCCAATGGGAATAAGGACTGAAAGAGAAATCCATGCAGAATTTGAAGGTGCAAAAATTTACAAAAGGTTGTACCAAAAGCGGACATAA
- the LOC110623398 gene encoding chromo domain-containing protein LHP1, with the protein MKGQRKAAASPNMALNGALEDGSNMVEVFVQGGNAADDEQRDGVDENGENQKEIEEGEEDEGDDNENENEDEDEEEEEEERREEERPKLDEGFFEIEAIRRKRIRKGQLQYLIKWRGWPETANTWEPLENLQSCSDVIDAFEESLQSGKSSRKRKRKYGGPHNQTKKKLSRSSAGYNITGFEVNVVDKSLSSAPLNNSSLADPPVGSGHKGQNNEDVNNDRTVKKADENGCTNSSKEAFDMKEDNEYDPKLSELRGTMSTNDVNADKLAIQFQEGNASRGGGPTNGLPKVDYGDSIQDSRRTGAKRRKSGSVKRFKKDLDMCESLCLQSSPFFLQSSPLNISVGSVGATAQLGIENGTFVGNNSSYNPVGVNSTTITKILKPIGFTASVMDNVQDVLVNFVALRSDGKEVVVDNTFLKANNPLLLIDFYEQHLKYST; encoded by the exons ATGAAGGGGCAGAGGAAGGCAGCCGCAAGCCCCAATATGGCCTTGAATGGTGCCTTGGAGGATGGTAGCAACATGGTGGAGGTTTTTGTTCAAGGAGGGAACGCCGCTGATGACGAGCAGCGAGATGGGGTTGATGAGAATGGGGAGAATCAAAAGGAAATTGAAGAAGGAGAGGAAGATGAAGGGGATGATAATGAGAATGAGAATGAAGATGAGgacgaggaagaggaagaggaagagaggAGAGAAGAAGAACGGCCAAAGCTTGATGAGGGTTTCTTCGAAATCGAAGCTATTCGTCGCAAACGGATCCGAAAG GGTCAGCTTCAGTATCTCATAAAATG GCGAGGCTGGCCAGAAACGGCAAACACTTGGGAGCCCTTAGAGAATCTGCAGTCATGTTCTGATGTCATTGATGCATTTGAGGAGAG CTTACAATCTGGTAAATCTTCACGAAAGAGGAAACGAAAGTATGGAGGTCCTCATAATCAGACCAAGAAGAAGCTGTCACGTTCCTCTGCTGGTTATAACATTACAGGATTCGAAGTAAATGTTGTTGATAAATCCTTATCCTCTGCTCCTCTGAATAACTCAAGCCTTGCTGATCCACCTGTCGGTTCAGGTCATAAAGGACAGAACAATGAAGATGTTAACAATGACAGAACAGTGAAGAAAGCTGATGAGAATGGTTGCACCAATAGTTCAAAAGAAGCTTTTGACATGAAAGAGGATAATGAATATGATCCAAAGCTTAGTGAGCTCAGGGGAACAATGTCTACCAATGATGTGAATGCAGATAAGCTAGCAATACAAttccaagaaggcaatgcttcAAGGGGTGGCGGCCCCACAAATGGACTTCCCAAGGTTGATTATGGAGATTCTATTCAGGATAGTCGGCGTACAGGTGCTAAGAGAAGGAAGTCTGGTTCAGTGAAGAGGTTTAAGAAGGACTTGGACATGTGTGAATCGCTTTGCTTACAAAGTTCTCCATTTTTCTTACAATCTTCACCATTGAATATCTCGGTTGGCTCTGTTGGGGCAACTGCACAACTAGGAATTGAAAACGGGACTTTTGTAGGGAATAATTCTAGTTATAATCCAGTGGGTGTGAATTCTACAACTATCACCAAGATCCTCAAGCCAATAGGCTTCACAGCTTCTGTGATGGACAATGTTCAGGATGTGCTGGTAAATTTTGTGGCATTGAG GTCTGATGGAAAAGAAGTCGTAGTAGATAACACGTTTCTCAAGGCTAATAATCCACTTCTG TTGATTGACTTCTATGAGCAACATCTCAAGTACAGTACATGA
- the LOC110622933 gene encoding MLO-like protein 1, with protein sequence MHKGRRRRRAGEGRKTEMSGGESEEEYSLEFTPTWVVAAVCTVIVAVSLALERFLHYSGKYFKRKKQKPLYEALQKIKEELMLLGFISLLLTVSQGTISKFCVPERVINNMLPCDLSEKREEGQESNTTATTASISGTTRHLLAETVESQIDYCQKKGEVPLLSLEALHHLHIFIFVLAIVHVTFSVFIVIFGGARIRQWQHWENSIGKDRYDTDEVLRKKVTSVYQHKFIQEHFAGIFKDLALLGWIHSFLKQFHASVTKSDYITLRLGFIMTHCRGNPKFNFHRYMVRALEDDFKTVVGTSWYLWIFVVIFLLLNVNGWHTYFWIAFIPFLLLFAVGTKLEHVITELAREVAEKHIAIEGDLVVKPSDEHFWFNRPDIILYLIHFVLFQNAFEIAVFFWIWVLYGFDSCIMGKVRYIVPRMVIGVFIQIFCSYSTLPLYAIVTQMGSSYKKVIFDEHIQAGIIDWAEKVKKKRGLKEAAAAAASSSSRNGSSQTNYHEGSSSGIQIGRAERNGSTTQEIQPSADREGQT encoded by the exons ATGCACaagggaaggaggaggagaagagcaGGAGAAGGAAGAAAGACAGAGATGAGTGGCGGAGAAAGTGAAGAGGAATATTCGTTAGAATTCACGCCTACATGGGTTGTTGCTGCTGTTTGCACTGTCATTGTTGCCGTTTCTCTAGCTCTAGAGAGATTTCTCCATTACAGTGGCAAATATTTTAAGAGGAAGAAGCAGAAACCCTTATATGAAGCCCTCCAGAAAATTAAAGAAG AGTTGATGCTCCTGGGTTTCATATCACTGTTATTGACAGTATCTCAGGGCACAATCTCTAAATTTTGTGTACCTGAGCGTGTGATTAATAATATGCTTCCTTGTGATCTCTctgagaaaagagaagaaggacAAGAATCTAATACTACAGCTACAACTGCTAGCATTTCTGGCACTACCAGGCACCTTCTGGCTGAAACAGTAGAATCCCAGATTGATTACTGTCAAAAGAAG GGTGAGGTGCCATTGTTATCCTTAGAAGCTCTACATCACCTACATATCTTTATTTTTGTCCTAGCCATCGTCCATGTTACTTTCAGCGTATTCATTGTAATTTTTGGAGGGGCAAGG aTTCGTCAATGGCAACACTGGGAGAACTCAATTGGAAAAGATCGATATGATACAGACGAAG TTTTGAGAAAGAAGGTCACCAGTGTCTATCAACACAAATTTATCCAGGAGCATTTTGCGGGCATTTTTAAAGATTTAGCTCTGCTGGGGTGGATA CATTCCTTTTTGAAGCAATTTCATGCATCTGTGACAAAATCAGATTATATAACTCTCCGACTAGGTTTCATCATG ACACATTGCAgaggaaatccaaaatttaaCTTCCACAGATACATGGTACGTGCCCTTGAAGATGATTTTAAGACAGTTGTTGGTACAAG TTGGTACCTTTGGATATTTGTGGTCATCTTCTTATTGCTGAATGTTAATG GTTGGCATACGTATTTCTGGATAGCATTCATTCCATTTCTT CTTTTATTTGCTGTGGGTACCAAGTTGGAGCATGTAATAACCGAATTGGCTCGTGAAGTCGCCGAGAAACATATAGCCATAGAAGGGGACTTGGTAGTTAAACCATCAGATGAACACTTTTGGTTCAACCGACCTGACATTATCCTGTACTTGATTCATTTCGTCCTCTTCCAAAATGCTTTTGAGATAGCAGTTTTCTTCTGGATATGG GTTCTATATGGCTTTGATTCCTGCATAATGGGAAAAGTCCGCTACATTGTTCCCAGGATGGTGATTGG GGTGTTCATTCAGATATTCTGCAGTTACAGCACCCTCCCACTCTACGCCATTGTCACGCAG ATGGGAAGTTCATACAAGAAAGTAATATTTGACGAGCACATCCAAGCTGGCATTATTGATTGGGCTGAGAAGGTGAAGAAAAAGAGAGGCCTAAaagaagcagcagcagcagcagcatcatcatcatcaagaaATGGATCTAGCCAAACAAATTATCATGAAGGTTCTTCTTCGGGGATTCAGATTGGAAGAGCCGAACGCAATGGGTCCACTACTCAAGAGATTCAACCTTCAGCTGATCGTGAGGGGCAGACGTAG
- the LOC110622358 gene encoding uncharacterized protein LOC110622358 isoform X1, which translates to MVENYWWQECAHHAQDCHFLPASSHPNCKKQPLRLRLRLRLRLMGMALALSPFHFNTRCSSSSPSLPTGHSISTTVRPAVILPGLGNNTGDYQKLEATLNEYGVPTVVAKVSRFDWFRNAAGLLDPNYWSGTLRPRPVLDWYLKRIDEAVREAKVLAEGGTLSLIGHSAGGWLARVYMEEFELSDISLLLTLGTPHLPPPKGVPGVIDQTRGLLDYVEKNCAKAVYTPHLKYICIAGRYIQGARFVGNSSAEVSSVVPMGSDQPNAEAALMNDMSTSTSTATNFRARFVGQGYKQVCGQANVWGDGVVPEVSAHLEGALNISLDGVYHSPVGSDDELRPWYGSPAVVEQWIHHLLN; encoded by the exons ATGGTAGAGAATTACTGGTGGCAAGAGTGTGCACATCATGCGCAAGATTGCCACTTTCTTCCAGCATCATCCCACCCCAACTGTAAAAAACAACCGTTGAGGTTGAGGTTGAGGTTGAGGTTGAGGTTGATGGGAATGGCCCTTGCCTTGTCCCCGTTCCACTTCAATACCCGCTGCTCCTCCTCTTCCCCTTCTTTACCTACTGGCCACTCCATTTCGACCACCGTCCGCCCTGCTGTCATTCTTCCG GGTTTAGGGAACAATACAGGGGACTATCAGAAGTTGGAGGCGACACTGAACGAGTATGGGGTGCCCACAGTTGTTGCTAAGGTTTCAAGATTTGATTGGTTTAGAAATGCTGCCGGTTTGCTGGATCCCAACTACTGGAGTGGCACTCTCAGGCCTCGGCCGGTTCTTGATTG GTATTTGAAGAGGATAGATGAGGCTGTCCGTGAGGCAAAGGTGCTGGCGGAAG GTGGGACTTTATCCTTGATTGGTCACTCAGCAGGAGGATGGCTTGCACGTGTATACATGGAAGAATTTGAGTTGTCTGATATCTCCTTGTTATTGACCCTTGGTACTCCCCACTT gCCACCTCCAAAAGGAGTTCCAGGGGTTATTGATCAAACTAGAGGTCTCCTTGATTATGTTGAAAAAAATTGTGCAAAGGCTGTTTATACTCCTCATTTGAAATATATATGTATCGCTGGGAG GTATATTCAAGGGGCTCGCTTCGTTGGGAATTCAAGTGCTGAAGTCAGTTCTGTGGTTCCCATGGGCAGTGATCAACCAAATGCAGAGGCTGCTCTTATGAATGACATGAGCACTTCTACGTCTACAGCAACCAACTTTCGCGCCCGCTTTGTTGGGCAAGGGTATAAGCAG GTATGTGGACAGGCAAATGTATGGGGTGATGGAGTGGTGCCAGAGGTATCAGCCCATCTCGAAGGTGCACTAAACATTAGCTTGGATGGAGTGTATCACTCGCCGGTTGGTTCAGATGATGAGCTGAGACCATGGTATGGTTCTCCTGCTGTTGTAGAGCAATGGATTCACCATCTCCTCAACTAA
- the LOC110622087 gene encoding protein TRI1, whose product MSFAASRVFKGCRALLAPAKSSAATTTTTASKPKATKTAAAKQKPNLAKPLKPKGILKVTPISPALRDFLGVSESSRTDAVKNIWTYIKHHNLQNPADKKEIFCDEKLKTIFDGKEKVGFLEIGKLLSRHFVKTG is encoded by the exons ATGTCTTTTGCAGCATCTAGGGTTTTCAAGGGCTGCAGAGCCCTCTTAGCCCCAGCAAAGTCCTCTGCCGCCACAACCACTACCACTGCGTCGAAGCCCAAAGCCACCAAGACAGCAGCGGCGAAACAGAAGCCAAATCTGGCGAAGCCTCTTAAGCCTAAGGGTATACTGAAAGTCACTCCCATATCCCCTGCCCTTCGCGACTTTCTCGGGGTTTCTGAATCTTCTCGTACTGACGCCGTGAAGAATATCTGGACCTATATCAAGCATCATAACTTGCAG AACCCTGCTGATAAGAAGGAGATCTTTTGTGATGAAAAGCTGAAGACCATATTTGATGGAAAAGAAAAGGTTGGGTTCCTGGAGATAGGGAAGTTGCTATCCCGCCATTTTGTGAAGACTGGTTAA
- the LOC110622932 gene encoding 50S ribosomal protein L3, chloroplastic: protein MPISAVSPLGHCYCTSSLVKPRIPTNSLKCSFLSPITRNPLLSHTKTPLAFTTCTGRSKKFSLAIVAMSTEAGVGVMGTKLGMMSFFEPNGTVVPVTVVGFREGNIVTQIKTQATDGYDSVQVGYRRVRDKKLTKPELGHLEKSGIIPMRHLQEFRLQNIDGFEVGQKLVLEELFKEGDLVDVSGTTIGKGFQGGIKRHNFKRGQMTHGSKSHRALGSIGAGTTPGRVYKGKKMPGRMGGTKTKIRKLRIVKIDNDLRVVMIKGALPGKPGNLLRIAPAKIVGKNIPKN, encoded by the exons ATGCCAATCTCAGCTGTTTCACCGCTAGGCCATTGCTATTGCACTTCATCACTTGTTAAACCCAGAATCCCCACCAATTCCTTGAAATGTAGTTTCCTTTCCCCCATCACCCGGAACCCACTTCTTTCCCACACCAAAACTCCTCTCGCTTTCACCACCTGCACTGGCAGAAGTAAGAAATTTAGCCTCGCCATTGTGGCAATGAGCACGGAAGCTGGAGTTGGTGTGATGGGAACTAAACTTGGCATGATGAGTTTCTTTGAGCCTAATGGAACGGTTGTGCCTGTCACTGTTGTTGGCTTTCGAGAAGGGAACATTGTGACTCAAATTAAGACTCAGGCAACTGATGGGTATGATTCGGTTCAGGTGGGTTATAGGAGGGTTAGGGATAAAAAGCTGACAAAGCCTGAGTTGGGGCATTTGGAGAAGTCTGGGATTATACCTATGAGGCATTTGCAAGAGTTTAGGTTGCAAAATATTGATGGGTTTGAGGTTGGACAGAAGTTGGTTCTCGAGGAGCTTTTTAAGGAGGGGGATCTTGTTGATGTCTCTGGAACAACCATCGGCAAAGGCTTTCAAG GTGGAATTAAGCGGCACAATTTCAAGAGAGGCCAAATGACCCATGGTTCCAAGAGTCATAGAGCACTGGGATCCATTGGTGCTGGAACAACACCTGGCCGAGTATACAAGGGTAAGAAGATGCCTGGCAGGATGGGTGGAACCAAAACAAAGATCAGGAAACTCAGAATTGTTAAAATTGATAATGATCTTCGTGTTGTGATGATCAAAGGTGCTCTCCCTGGTAAGCCAGGAAATCTTCTACGGATAGCACCCGCTAAGATTGTTGGGAAAAACATACCTAAGAACTAG
- the LOC110622358 gene encoding uncharacterized protein LOC110622358 isoform X2 gives MVENYWWQECAHHAQDCHFLPASSHPNCKKQPLRLRLRLRLRLMGMALALSPFHFNTRCSSSSPSLPTGHSISTTVRPAVILPGLGNNTGDYQKLEATLNEYGVPTVVAKVSRFDWFRNAAGLLDPNYWSGTLRPRPVLDWYLKRIDEAVREAKVLAEGGTLSLIGHSAGGWLARVYMEEFELSDISLLLTLGTPHLPPPKGVPGVIDQTRGLLDYVEKNCAKAVYTPHLKYICIAGRYIQGARFVGNSSAEVSSVVPMGSDQPNAEAALMNDMSTSTSTATNFRARFVGQGYKQARSSIVSLCNADDRILLV, from the exons ATGGTAGAGAATTACTGGTGGCAAGAGTGTGCACATCATGCGCAAGATTGCCACTTTCTTCCAGCATCATCCCACCCCAACTGTAAAAAACAACCGTTGAGGTTGAGGTTGAGGTTGAGGTTGAGGTTGATGGGAATGGCCCTTGCCTTGTCCCCGTTCCACTTCAATACCCGCTGCTCCTCCTCTTCCCCTTCTTTACCTACTGGCCACTCCATTTCGACCACCGTCCGCCCTGCTGTCATTCTTCCG GGTTTAGGGAACAATACAGGGGACTATCAGAAGTTGGAGGCGACACTGAACGAGTATGGGGTGCCCACAGTTGTTGCTAAGGTTTCAAGATTTGATTGGTTTAGAAATGCTGCCGGTTTGCTGGATCCCAACTACTGGAGTGGCACTCTCAGGCCTCGGCCGGTTCTTGATTG GTATTTGAAGAGGATAGATGAGGCTGTCCGTGAGGCAAAGGTGCTGGCGGAAG GTGGGACTTTATCCTTGATTGGTCACTCAGCAGGAGGATGGCTTGCACGTGTATACATGGAAGAATTTGAGTTGTCTGATATCTCCTTGTTATTGACCCTTGGTACTCCCCACTT gCCACCTCCAAAAGGAGTTCCAGGGGTTATTGATCAAACTAGAGGTCTCCTTGATTATGTTGAAAAAAATTGTGCAAAGGCTGTTTATACTCCTCATTTGAAATATATATGTATCGCTGGGAG GTATATTCAAGGGGCTCGCTTCGTTGGGAATTCAAGTGCTGAAGTCAGTTCTGTGGTTCCCATGGGCAGTGATCAACCAAATGCAGAGGCTGCTCTTATGAATGACATGAGCACTTCTACGTCTACAGCAACCAACTTTCGCGCCCGCTTTGTTGGGCAAGGGTATAAGCAG GCCAGAAGCAGCATTGTGAGTCTCTGCAATGCTGATGATCGAATTCTGCTTGTGTAG